The following are encoded in a window of Solidesulfovibrio magneticus RS-1 genomic DNA:
- a CDS encoding type II toxin-antitoxin system RelE/ParE family toxin gives MSEWDAHFINELAEAEFEALPIDIRAKLTRALDLLRAKGITVLAMPLARHVEGKVWELRATGRDGIGRSLYVAASGRRLLILRSFIKKTQKTPRVEIEIALKRLSEVE, from the coding sequence ATGAGCGAATGGGACGCGCATTTCATCAATGAGTTGGCAGAGGCCGAGTTTGAGGCCCTCCCTATCGATATCCGGGCGAAACTGACCCGTGCCTTGGATTTGCTGCGGGCAAAGGGGATTACGGTGTTGGCGATGCCCTTGGCTCGGCATGTGGAAGGGAAGGTTTGGGAGCTTCGGGCTACGGGACGAGACGGTATCGGGCGAAGCCTCTATGTGGCTGCGTCGGGGCGGCGTCTCCTGATCCTGCGGTCATTTATCAAGAAAACACAAAAAACTCCGCGCGTGGAAATCGAAATAGCATTGAAGCGGCTTAGTGAGGTCGAGTGA
- a CDS encoding helix-turn-helix domain-containing protein: MATVPFSRVRERMMADPEFRKEYGALGEEFALIEAMIEARTQANMTQADVAKAMGVSQPRVARIESGKNVSLETLRRYAKATGGRLKIVIEPGKAEQRQLRK, encoded by the coding sequence ATGGCTACCGTTCCTTTCAGCAGGGTTCGCGAACGAATGATGGCCGACCCTGAGTTTCGGAAAGAATACGGCGCGTTGGGCGAAGAGTTCGCCCTCATCGAGGCGATGATCGAGGCGCGCACGCAGGCGAATATGACCCAGGCGGACGTGGCCAAGGCCATGGGGGTGAGTCAGCCTCGTGTCGCTCGCATCGAATCCGGAAAGAATGTCTCCCTGGAGACGTTGCGGCGTTACGCCAAGGCGACCGGCGGCAGACTCAAGATCGTCATTGAACCGGGCAAAGCGGAACAGCGCCAACTGCGGAAATGA
- a CDS encoding TOTE conflict system archaeo-eukaryotic primase domain-containing protein produces MITSGSDSSHTSELEELRKLREENARLRELLARHNISSEGSSATEIALSPVGQRSLPVPQSSADKISLFRKLFRGRNDVYPQRWESAKGKSGYSPVCENEWRRGVCQKPRLKCGECSHRVLLPITDQVLYAHLSGKCTIGVYPLLSDDTCYFLAADFDDDSWQEDSKAFMQSCQELNVPAYLEISRSGKGAHVWIFFLEAVSAREARQLGAALISHTCDRTRQLSLSSYDRLFPNQDIMPKGGFGNLIALPLQKVPRNAGRSVFVDENLIPFVDQWALLASVRQMSAAELEAAILRACGGRHPLDVAYTSEENDVLPWQRPNREVRQVAGPLPKSLALVLANQIFISKSDLPQQLANRLIRLAAFQNPEFYKAQAMRLPVWDKPRVIGCAENFPQHIGLPRGCLESVLDLLQKNGIEPHLQEERIQGSKISVKFLGTLRKEQILAVRAMLRHDIGVLCAPTAFGKTITAAALIARRKLRTLVLVHRTELLRQWSERLTGFLNIPTGGIGLIGGGKKKFSGEIDIAVMQSLVRQDGLGELLDNYGQIIVDECHHISAFSFESILKQAKSKYIVGLTATPIRRDGQDPIIFMQCGPIRYTAARSENAPSRLEVFPRFLAAPDVQEGVPIQEVFRRLVSDGKRNRFIVKDVLREYKEGRKILVLTERTEHLALLASLLENLVEKLYVLHGKLSRKQRVAIFSDLESLDASTPRVILATGRLIGEGFDHPPLDTMMLAMPISWKGTLQQYAGRLHREHAEKQDVRIYDYIEDNLPQLSRMWRKRQSGYQAMGYRFRDDRSLV; encoded by the coding sequence ATGATCACAAGTGGTAGCGACTCTTCTCACACGTCCGAACTTGAGGAGTTGCGAAAGCTACGAGAGGAAAATGCTCGCCTTAGAGAATTGCTTGCGCGTCACAATATCTCATCGGAAGGATCTTCTGCTACTGAAATTGCGCTATCCCCTGTAGGGCAACGCTCCTTGCCGGTCCCACAAAGTTCTGCAGATAAGATTTCCCTTTTTCGAAAGCTGTTTCGTGGACGAAATGATGTTTATCCACAGCGTTGGGAGTCCGCCAAGGGGAAGTCAGGATATTCTCCAGTCTGTGAAAATGAATGGCGGCGCGGAGTCTGTCAAAAACCTCGGCTGAAATGCGGGGAATGTAGTCATCGTGTGTTGTTGCCCATAACGGATCAAGTGCTCTATGCTCATCTTTCTGGGAAGTGCACCATCGGTGTGTATCCTCTGTTGTCAGATGATACGTGCTATTTTTTAGCCGCTGATTTTGATGATGATTCTTGGCAAGAGGACTCCAAAGCTTTCATGCAATCTTGTCAGGAACTCAATGTCCCTGCTTACCTGGAAATATCTCGATCCGGGAAAGGGGCGCATGTATGGATTTTCTTCCTCGAAGCAGTTTCGGCGCGTGAGGCACGACAACTTGGCGCGGCTTTGATCAGCCATACCTGTGATCGCACACGTCAACTTTCCCTTTCAAGCTACGACCGGTTATTTCCCAATCAAGATATCATGCCCAAAGGCGGATTTGGGAATCTGATCGCGTTGCCATTGCAGAAAGTGCCTCGTAATGCTGGGCGCAGTGTCTTTGTTGATGAGAACCTTATTCCTTTTGTTGATCAGTGGGCTCTTCTTGCCTCCGTTCGTCAGATGTCGGCAGCGGAATTAGAGGCCGCTATTTTACGGGCATGTGGCGGTAGACATCCATTGGATGTCGCGTACACATCTGAGGAAAATGATGTATTGCCATGGCAGAGGCCGAATCGGGAGGTTCGCCAGGTTGCCGGTCCACTTCCTAAATCGTTGGCACTGGTGCTCGCGAACCAGATTTTTATTTCCAAGTCTGATCTGCCGCAGCAACTCGCAAATCGCCTGATACGGTTGGCCGCTTTCCAAAATCCAGAATTTTATAAGGCACAGGCAATGCGCCTTCCTGTGTGGGATAAGCCTCGTGTCATTGGTTGTGCTGAGAATTTTCCACAGCATATTGGTCTTCCAAGGGGGTGCCTTGAGTCGGTGCTCGATCTATTACAGAAAAATGGCATCGAACCTCATTTGCAAGAGGAGCGCATCCAGGGGAGTAAAATATCGGTAAAATTTCTTGGGACGCTGAGAAAAGAGCAGATATTGGCTGTTCGCGCGATGCTTCGGCATGACATTGGCGTTTTGTGCGCTCCAACGGCTTTCGGTAAAACAATTACGGCTGCGGCGTTGATTGCTCGGCGAAAGCTTCGCACCCTCGTTTTGGTTCACCGCACGGAATTGTTGAGGCAGTGGTCTGAACGGTTGACGGGATTTCTTAATATCCCAACGGGGGGGATTGGGCTCATTGGAGGAGGAAAGAAAAAGTTCTCAGGTGAAATTGATATCGCAGTTATGCAATCTCTTGTTCGGCAAGATGGCCTTGGCGAATTGCTCGATAATTATGGCCAGATCATCGTCGACGAGTGTCATCATATTTCTGCTTTTTCATTTGAAAGCATACTTAAGCAAGCAAAGTCAAAATACATTGTCGGGTTGACCGCCACTCCGATCAGACGCGATGGCCAGGATCCGATTATTTTTATGCAGTGTGGGCCAATAAGGTACACCGCCGCTCGATCTGAGAATGCACCTTCACGACTTGAAGTATTTCCACGGTTTCTTGCTGCGCCAGATGTTCAAGAGGGGGTGCCTATTCAAGAAGTTTTTCGGAGATTAGTTAGTGATGGCAAGAGAAATAGATTTATCGTTAAAGATGTTTTGCGTGAATACAAAGAAGGTCGAAAGATTCTTGTTCTCACAGAACGGACAGAGCATTTAGCACTGCTGGCCAGTCTTCTTGAAAATCTTGTTGAAAAATTGTATGTTTTACACGGTAAATTGTCCCGCAAACAGCGAGTGGCTATTTTTTCGGACCTTGAGTCATTAGATGCCTCAACTCCACGAGTAATACTAGCGACTGGCCGTTTGATTGGCGAAGGTTTCGATCATCCACCTCTTGACACGATGATGTTGGCGATGCCGATTTCCTGGAAGGGGACTTTGCAACAATACGCAGGTCGGCTTCACAGGGAGCATGCTGAAAAGCAAGATGTACGCATTTATGATTATATTGAGGACAATTTACCTCAATTATCGCGGATGTGGCGCAAACGACAATCGGGATATCAGGCGATGGGCTATCGATTTCGAGACGATCGTAGCTTAGTTTAG
- a CDS encoding DNA primase family protein, translating into METNLAKMNDASTGQEKTIYSLDDIGNAVMLASIFQNRIRYCEDLRSWLVWDGKHLAKNDVTLWRHARLIVRIRFHQAKSKYNLVTTNGIVVSKEDVLKWAIKSASKARMQAMLDVASILPQMATKLKELDKDEYLFNCQNGTIDLRTGELRKHNLSDMLTHISDVSYRPDAPCPEWLKFVEDITLGNWHLQEYLQEVLGYCLCGSVSEQIMFVLVGKGANGKSTFLNAFINVLGTYAKTTPAHTFVKSESRALRNDLARLVGARFVSAVEINSGKKLDEALVKGLSGGDRVAARFIGKEFFEYTPQAKFFLAVNVFPEVSGADDGIYRRLRVIPFDAAFAPHQMDKDKPAKLKKEAEGILAWAVEGFKRWYERKSLLEPEVVTEASMAFREQMDAVRSFIDDYCILDPGASVQVGSLYDAYIEWAKQNALEPMSKKQFGTHVGQKGFTQGKSGKTRSWKGLKFIVMP; encoded by the coding sequence ATGGAAACAAATCTCGCAAAAATGAATGACGCATCAACAGGACAAGAAAAGACCATTTACTCTTTGGATGACATCGGAAACGCTGTCATGCTCGCCAGTATATTTCAGAACAGAATTCGCTACTGCGAAGATTTGCGATCGTGGTTGGTTTGGGATGGTAAGCACTTGGCGAAAAACGACGTGACGCTTTGGCGTCATGCTCGGTTGATCGTGCGCATTCGCTTTCATCAAGCCAAATCGAAATATAATTTGGTGACGACGAACGGTATCGTGGTGTCGAAGGAAGATGTCTTAAAATGGGCGATAAAGTCTGCTTCTAAGGCCCGCATGCAGGCTATGCTTGACGTCGCATCGATATTGCCCCAGATGGCAACAAAATTGAAGGAGTTGGACAAGGATGAGTATTTGTTCAACTGCCAAAATGGAACGATTGATCTTAGGACGGGCGAGCTTCGGAAGCATAACTTAAGTGATATGCTTACGCACATTTCTGATGTGTCGTATCGTCCTGATGCACCCTGTCCGGAGTGGTTGAAGTTTGTTGAGGATATCACGCTTGGGAACTGGCATCTGCAAGAGTATCTCCAGGAAGTATTGGGATACTGTCTTTGTGGATCTGTGAGTGAGCAGATCATGTTTGTCCTTGTGGGAAAAGGCGCAAACGGTAAGTCGACCTTCTTGAACGCTTTTATCAACGTTTTGGGGACATACGCGAAAACGACGCCTGCTCATACGTTTGTAAAGTCGGAAAGCCGTGCACTCCGCAATGACTTGGCACGACTCGTGGGCGCTCGTTTCGTTTCGGCCGTAGAGATCAACTCCGGCAAAAAGCTTGATGAGGCTCTCGTCAAGGGGCTTTCTGGCGGAGACCGCGTAGCCGCTCGGTTTATCGGGAAAGAGTTCTTCGAGTACACCCCACAGGCCAAGTTCTTCTTGGCTGTGAACGTGTTCCCTGAAGTAAGTGGTGCAGACGATGGAATCTATCGACGACTGCGCGTCATTCCCTTTGATGCAGCATTCGCACCCCACCAGATGGACAAAGACAAGCCGGCTAAACTGAAAAAGGAAGCCGAGGGCATTCTGGCGTGGGCTGTCGAAGGCTTCAAACGCTGGTATGAACGCAAAAGTTTACTCGAGCCCGAAGTGGTCACGGAAGCATCTATGGCTTTTCGTGAGCAAATGGATGCAGTTAGATCGTTTATCGACGACTATTGCATATTAGATCCCGGGGCGAGTGTCCAGGTGGGCAGTCTGTACGATGCTTACATCGAGTGGGCAAAGCAAAACGCTCTGGAGCCTATGTCGAAGAAGCAGTTTGGAACCCATGTTGGCCAAAAAGGTTTTACACAGGGGAAGTCTGGTAAGACTAGGTCGTGGAAAGGATTGAAATTTATAGTGATGCCCTAA